The genome window CCTTTGTTTTCGAGCGACAGGCGCGTCAGCGTTTCGTGAACTTCGTTGCGTTTGGACAAGTATTGGTTTTGGCCTTTCAGTTCTGCAAACAGCCGTGCATTCTCGATCACAACGGCTGCTTGACCCGCGAACCCCTTTAGCAGATGGACATCCCTCTCTGAAAGCGTCCCTTCCGTGTGATTTTGGTGGATGATCATCGCCCCGATCGGCTTGTCGCCTACCGAAATGGGGATGGAGATCGTCCCTTTCACATGGGAAAAGTCATAAGAGGCGAGCAAGTACTGGAGGTTTTCCCGTTCCATGTTGCTCATCGCCTCCGTAATCTCCTCGCGAGTAAAGTAGATCCGCGGCTGACCGTCCGCAAAGGTTTTTCCGACAATGGCCTCGCCCACTTTCAAACGATAGCGAAGGACATTGTCATTCAACCCGACGGCCGCACGATTGATCAGCCGATCTGTGGCGGGATCATACATGGCGAGGATGCCTGTGTCCGCAGCCGGAATCACTTCGATTGCATTGTCCAGAATTTCTTGCAAGAGGCTGTCCAGATCGAGCGAAGATGTGATGGCTCTGATGCCCCCGACCATCTTCGCGAGCTCGTTCTCCCGCTCTTGCACGACCCCCTCCCAATAGAGCTGGTAGAACAGCTGATAAAGATAGTTCCCGTCCCCTCTTTCCAGCACAAGGTCTGGATTCTTCAGCATCAGTGCAACCTTGTAGCCTTGGGGATAATCAAAGATCATCTGCGACCCTTGGTTCGGGATGGAGACCACTTCATAGTAAGGCTTTTTACGAGCCCGCCTGCTGCGTGCGAGAGGCGGCTGCTTTTCGCCTGCTGCCCCTGCGAGCCCGATCCGGGCGACATGCTCAAATTCTTGATGATGCGGCTTGCATTGCCAGATGTGCCCTGACCATGCCAGACCTTTTTCTAGTAAAAACGATTGGAGTTGCTTGATGACTCCCGTGGACACTTGCTGTCACTCCTTATGCTGGTAGAAAATCCTACACCAATAATCCGTTAATTGTACAAAAACCGACATTGAAATACAATTTTCATTATTCTTATAATTCTCGGTAATAGAATGCCATTCCAAGTAAAGGAAGTGATTCCATGACGCGCACGGCCGAGGATCGCCAAAAGTACATCGTGCTCTCCATGCTGTTTATCGCTTGGCTGATTGGCAACCTGGATCGCATGGTCATCAATGTTGCGATCATTCCCATCGTGGACGAATTCTCCCTCGATCCAACCGCGCAGGGCTTGATACTCTCCAGCTTCTTTGCCGGCTACGCCTTGATGCAGATTCCCGGCGGCTGGCTGGCCGACAAGTTCGGAGCTGCCAAGATCCTGACGATTTCCTTGTTTTTATGGTCCATTTTTACGGCATTGACTGGCTCTGCCTGGTCGCTAGTATCCCTCGTCCTCATTCGCTTTTTATTCGGCTTGGGAGAAGCGCCTTTTTCTCCATCCAGCGCCGTCTTGATCTCCGAGCATTTTCCCAAAGACCAACGCGGACGGGCTCAATCCACCCTGTTGTCTGCCAGCGTGATCGGCAAAGCGATTACCCCCGTCTTGGCATCGGGAATCATCGTCTGGCTCGGCTGGAGAAGCCTGTTTTTTGCCATCGGGGCCGCAGGCATGGTGATCGCGATCCTTTGCCTGGTTTACCTCAAATCACCCGTGCGTAACCAGGCGTCAGCAGGAGCCGCAGCGGAGAACAAGGTTCCCTTGAAGACGCTCCTGAAAATGCCTCTCCTGTGGAGCCTGTTGGTCACCTCTTTTGGCATCTATTTCGTGACTTGGGGAATGGCCAGCTGGATGCCTACCTATCTCGTCAAGGTACGTCATCTCGATCTTTTGTCCATGGGGGCATTGTCCACCATCCCTTCCATCTCCAGCTTTCTTTCCATGATCGCGGGAGGCGTGCTGTTGGACCGCTGGCTTGCTGGAAAGGAAAAAGGATTCGTGGCCGTATGCGCCCTCTTCACCGGGCTGTTCATTTACCTGATGTTCAATGCGCCCTCCGTCGGTATGGTCATCCTGTACGAGACTCTGAGCGGCATCACCGGCACTTTTATCGTGATCGCCGTAGGTCTGCAGCCGTTGAAGCGCTTCTCCCAGGAAGTGATCGGCACCGCGATGGGGATCGTCAATTTCGGCGGGCAAGCGGCAGGCTTTGCAGCGCCGCTCCTGATCGGGATGACCGTCAAGGCATTCAATGGTTCTTACGATGTCGCCCTGTGGCTTCTCGTCAGCATCATGGTTGTCTGCGCCGTCGCAGCGATGACTTGGCCGTCTGAAAGAAAAACAGCCAACGTCCCTTCTTCCCCGGTCCAAGCGGGTTGACAGGCCCACTCCCTTCCCTCGTACATCAGACAAAAAGGAGAGAATCACCATGCAAAACACACTGTTTGAAAAACTGGAAGCCCTCTATCCCGAACTGGTCGCCCTGCGCCGCGATATGCATATGTATCCGGAGCTTTCCTTTCAAGAGGTCGATACCCCTCGGAAAATCGCGGAATATTTGACTAAGCTGGGCCTCGAGGTCCGTACGGGTGTAGGCGGGCGCGGTGTCGTCGCTACTTTGCGCGGAGGCAAGCCCGGAAAAACGATCGCGCTGCGTGCCGACTTCGATGCATTGCCCATCCAAGATGAAAAGGATGTGCCCTATAAATCTCGCATCCCCGGCGTCATGCACGCTTGCGGCCATGACATTCACACCGCATCCTTGCTCGGTGTAGCCACGGTGCTGAGTGAAGTGAAGGACGGGCTCGCCGGAAACGTGGTCTTCTTGCACCAATTTGCCGAAGAGGTCATCCCGGGCGGCGCCAAGCCGATGATCGAGGACGGCTGTCTGGATGGCGTCGATGCGGTCTATGGGGCG of Brevibacillus choshinensis contains these proteins:
- a CDS encoding MFS transporter, which translates into the protein MTRTAEDRQKYIVLSMLFIAWLIGNLDRMVINVAIIPIVDEFSLDPTAQGLILSSFFAGYALMQIPGGWLADKFGAAKILTISLFLWSIFTALTGSAWSLVSLVLIRFLFGLGEAPFSPSSAVLISEHFPKDQRGRAQSTLLSASVIGKAITPVLASGIIVWLGWRSLFFAIGAAGMVIAILCLVYLKSPVRNQASAGAAAENKVPLKTLLKMPLLWSLLVTSFGIYFVTWGMASWMPTYLVKVRHLDLLSMGALSTIPSISSFLSMIAGGVLLDRWLAGKEKGFVAVCALFTGLFIYLMFNAPSVGMVILYETLSGITGTFIVIAVGLQPLKRFSQEVIGTAMGIVNFGGQAAGFAAPLLIGMTVKAFNGSYDVALWLLVSIMVVCAVAAMTWPSERKTANVPSSPVQAG